Proteins encoded within one genomic window of Aurantiacibacter spongiae:
- a CDS encoding aminotransferase class V-fold PLP-dependent enzyme: protein MSSATIISRKADFPGLLTADGEPWHYLDSAATAQKPKAVIDAVTRSIGADYATVHRGVYSRSAEMTLGYEAARRRVADFIGGAQDEIVFTRGATEAINLVAHCWPDKRRVLLSELEHHSNIVPWQLAGWQIDVCPVTDDGRIDLEAAADMLTEEHAIVSFAHVSNVLGSVLDAKRAARLAHGVGAKLLLDGCQAVPRLPVDVAALDCDFYAFSAHKLYGPTGIGALWGRADLLDAMPPWQGGGAMIEKVAFGTSTYASPPQRFEAGTPAIVEAIGFAAACDYTAGFGMDAIARHEAALVAQTRDALGAMNDVSLFGPDESAGIVSFLLDGIHPHDLGTILDEENVAIRAGHHCAQPLMERLGVSATARASFGLYSDEDDVAALIRGIERTRRIFG from the coding sequence GTGAGCAGCGCCACCATCATCTCTCGCAAGGCGGACTTTCCCGGCCTGCTCACGGCGGATGGCGAGCCGTGGCACTATCTCGACAGCGCCGCCACGGCGCAGAAGCCGAAGGCCGTGATCGACGCGGTGACGCGTTCCATCGGAGCCGACTACGCAACCGTCCACCGGGGGGTGTACTCTCGTTCGGCGGAAATGACACTGGGTTACGAGGCGGCCCGGCGCCGGGTGGCGGATTTCATCGGCGGGGCGCAGGACGAGATCGTCTTCACCCGCGGCGCGACCGAGGCGATCAACCTCGTCGCACACTGCTGGCCGGACAAGCGCCGCGTGCTGCTGTCCGAACTCGAACACCATTCCAACATCGTGCCCTGGCAACTGGCCGGCTGGCAGATCGACGTCTGTCCGGTGACGGATGACGGGCGCATCGATCTGGAGGCGGCGGCGGACATGCTGACGGAGGAGCACGCGATCGTCTCCTTCGCGCACGTTTCCAACGTGCTCGGCTCGGTGCTCGACGCGAAGCGCGCCGCCAGGCTGGCGCACGGGGTGGGAGCGAAGCTGCTGCTTGACGGGTGCCAGGCGGTACCGCGCCTGCCGGTGGACGTGGCCGCGCTCGATTGCGATTTCTACGCCTTCAGCGCGCACAAGCTCTACGGCCCGACCGGGATCGGCGCGCTGTGGGGCCGGGCGGACCTGCTCGATGCGATGCCGCCGTGGCAGGGCGGCGGCGCGATGATCGAGAAGGTGGCTTTCGGCACCAGCACCTACGCCTCGCCGCCGCAGCGTTTCGAGGCAGGCACGCCGGCCATCGTCGAGGCGATCGGCTTTGCCGCGGCCTGCGACTACACGGCGGGTTTCGGCATGGACGCCATCGCCCGGCACGAGGCGGCGCTGGTGGCGCAGACCCGCGACGCGCTGGGCGCGATGAACGATGTGAGCTTGTTCGGTCCGGACGAATCGGCGGGAATCGTGAGTTTCCTGCTGGACGGTATTCACCCGCACGATCTGGGCACCATATTGGACGAAGAGAACGTCGCGATCCGGGCCGGGCATCACTGCGCGCAGCCCCTGATGGAACGGCTCGGCGTGAGTGCGACGGCCCGCGCCAGCTTCGGACTGTATTCCGACGAGGACGACGTCGCCGCGCTCATCCGCGGCATCGAACGCACGAGAAGGATTTTCGGCTGA
- the gmd gene encoding GDP-mannose 4,6-dehydratase: MTSESGKRALVTGVTGQDGAYLAHLLLGKGYEVHGVKRRSSSFNTGRIEDIYQDPHVDNQRFHLHYGDLTDSTNLIRIVQEVKPDEIYNLAAQSHVAVSFETPEYTANADAIGTLRLLEAIRICGLENSTRFYQASTSELYGLVQEVPQSETTPFYPRSPYAAAKLYAYWITVNYREAYGMHASNGILFNHESPLRGETFVTRKITRAAAAIALGRQERLYLGNLDAQRDWGHAREYVRGMWMMMQQDVPDDYVLATGQTTHVRDFVQWAFEDAGIPVVFRGEGLDEKAYAKDDGRVLVEVDPRYFRPTEVDLLIGDPKKAREKLGWMHETPVRDLAREMVEADMKIMQDEPIAGGD, from the coding sequence ATGACGAGCGAGAGCGGCAAGCGGGCGCTGGTGACGGGCGTTACCGGGCAGGACGGCGCCTATCTGGCACATCTTCTCCTCGGAAAGGGATACGAGGTGCACGGCGTGAAGCGGCGTTCGTCGAGCTTCAACACCGGACGGATCGAGGACATCTACCAGGATCCGCATGTCGATAATCAGCGATTCCACCTGCATTATGGCGACCTGACGGATTCGACCAACCTCATCCGCATCGTGCAGGAGGTAAAGCCCGACGAGATCTACAATCTCGCCGCTCAGAGTCACGTGGCGGTCAGTTTCGAAACGCCCGAATACACGGCGAACGCGGATGCCATCGGTACGCTGCGGCTGCTGGAGGCCATTCGCATCTGCGGTCTGGAAAATTCGACCCGCTTCTATCAGGCTTCGACATCGGAATTGTACGGGCTGGTTCAGGAAGTCCCGCAGAGCGAGACCACGCCCTTCTATCCGCGAAGCCCCTATGCCGCGGCCAAGCTCTACGCCTACTGGATCACGGTCAATTACCGGGAGGCCTACGGGATGCACGCCTCCAATGGCATCCTGTTCAACCACGAAAGCCCCTTGCGCGGCGAAACCTTCGTCACACGCAAGATCACCCGCGCCGCCGCCGCCATCGCTCTCGGCCGGCAGGAAAGGCTGTATCTCGGCAATCTGGATGCGCAGCGCGACTGGGGGCATGCGCGTGAATATGTGCGCGGCATGTGGATGATGATGCAGCAGGACGTTCCCGACGATTACGTGCTCGCTACAGGTCAGACGACGCATGTTCGCGACTTCGTCCAGTGGGCGTTCGAGGATGCCGGCATCCCCGTCGTATTCCGCGGCGAAGGCCTCGACGAAAAGGCCTACGCGAAGGACGATGGCAGGGTGCTGGTGGAAGTCGATCCGCGTTACTTCCGCCCTACGGAGGTGGACCTGCTGATCGGTGATCCGAAGAAGGCCCGGGAAAAGCTGGGCTGGATGCACGAAACACCGGTACGCGATCTCGCGCGCGAAATGGTCGAGGCGGACATGAAGATCATGCAGGACGAGCCGATCGCGGGCGGCGACTGA
- a CDS encoding adenosine kinase: MTEPRYDVIAIGNAIVDVMAPCEDADIERLGLARGGMSLIDTDGARDLYAAMGPAKEISGGSAANTLAGCAALGLKCHFIGQVATDQLGDVFSHDIRAAGIDFTTPAREGEPPTARCLIFVTPDGERTMNTFLGASQFLPAEALDEKAIADAAILYLEGYLWDPEEPRSAMRRAIEVARGAGRKVAFTASESFVIDRHGDDFRALIDDGLIDILFVNESELATLTGKDDFEDGVASLTDKLPVLVATRGAKGAVAVAGSDRAEVAAEPVGKVVDTTGAGDLFAAGFLSGHVRGEPLESCLKRGAVAAAEIISHYGARPEADLKALIADKVD; the protein is encoded by the coding sequence ATGACCGAACCCCGCTACGACGTCATCGCTATCGGCAACGCCATCGTGGATGTCATGGCCCCCTGCGAGGATGCCGACATCGAACGGCTTGGCCTTGCGAGAGGTGGCATGTCGCTCATCGATACGGACGGCGCGCGTGACCTCTATGCGGCGATGGGCCCGGCGAAGGAGATTTCCGGCGGATCGGCGGCGAATACGCTCGCCGGCTGCGCGGCGTTGGGCCTGAAATGCCATTTCATCGGCCAGGTCGCGACGGACCAACTGGGCGATGTGTTCAGCCACGATATCCGGGCCGCCGGAATCGATTTCACGACTCCGGCACGCGAGGGGGAACCACCGACCGCGCGTTGCCTGATCTTCGTCACGCCCGATGGGGAACGGACGATGAACACTTTTCTCGGCGCCAGCCAGTTCCTGCCTGCCGAAGCGCTCGACGAAAAGGCGATTGCCGATGCGGCTATCCTCTATCTCGAAGGCTATCTGTGGGATCCCGAAGAACCGCGCAGCGCCATGCGCCGTGCGATCGAGGTCGCGCGCGGGGCCGGGCGAAAGGTGGCCTTCACCGCTTCGGAAAGCTTCGTGATCGACCGTCACGGCGATGATTTCCGGGCGCTTATCGACGATGGCCTGATCGACATATTGTTCGTCAACGAAAGCGAACTGGCGACGCTGACCGGCAAGGACGATTTTGAGGACGGCGTCGCTTCGCTGACCGATAAGCTGCCTGTTCTGGTGGCGACGCGCGGGGCCAAAGGCGCCGTCGCCGTTGCCGGGTCGGACCGGGCCGAAGTGGCAGCGGAACCGGTTGGCAAGGTCGTGGACACGACCGGCGCGGGCGACCTTTTCGCGGCTGGCTTCCTGTCCGGCCATGTCAGGGGTGAGCCGCTAGAAAGCTGTCTCAAGCGCGGGGCTGTCGCGGCGGCAGAGATCATCAGTCATTACGGTGCGAGGCCCGAAGCCGACCTCAAGGCGTTGATCGCGGATAAGGTAGACTGA
- a CDS encoding EI24 domain-containing protein, with the protein MGSLATSLALGLGQMFDGAVLRIVLKSLVVTIVIFVIVITLAWFAIDRLLEAGGVGEILFAGAGGLRGVLALVLAAIGLWLTWRVVAMAVMQFFADEVVMAIERKHYPAEATMAREPSFAEQLGNGIGSALRALTINLIAAPFALLLLFTGIGTAALFWLVNAVVLGRELQDMVWLRHRRRDGSTAPLGLGQRFGLGGVTAALLAVPVVNLLAPVLGAACATHLVHRTNRKARLT; encoded by the coding sequence ATGGGATCGCTCGCGACTTCGCTTGCACTTGGGCTCGGCCAGATGTTCGATGGCGCGGTGCTGCGTATCGTGCTGAAAAGCCTTGTTGTCACCATCGTGATCTTCGTGATCGTCATCACCCTGGCCTGGTTCGCCATCGACCGCTTGCTGGAGGCAGGCGGAGTGGGCGAAATCCTGTTCGCCGGGGCCGGGGGCCTGCGCGGGGTGCTGGCTCTCGTCCTCGCGGCGATCGGACTCTGGCTGACCTGGCGCGTCGTCGCGATGGCGGTGATGCAGTTCTTCGCGGACGAAGTCGTTATGGCAATCGAGCGCAAACATTATCCCGCCGAAGCGACGATGGCGCGCGAACCTTCTTTCGCAGAGCAGCTGGGAAACGGTATAGGTTCTGCCCTTCGTGCCCTGACGATCAACCTGATCGCTGCACCGTTCGCGCTGTTGCTTCTGTTCACGGGGATCGGCACGGCCGCCCTGTTCTGGCTGGTCAACGCGGTCGTACTTGGCCGCGAACTGCAGGACATGGTCTGGCTTCGCCATCGTCGTAGGGATGGAAGCACGGCTCCTCTCGGACTCGGACAGCGCTTCGGCCTGGGCGGTGTTACTGCCGCCCTGCTTGCCGTTCCCGTCGTCAATCTGCTTGCACCCGTGCTGGGTGCGGCTTGCGCCACCCACCTGGTGCATCGGACCAATCGCAAGGCGAGACTTACCTGA
- the lptE gene encoding LPS assembly lipoprotein LptE, producing MKRLAALALTLAVPFLTLAACGLEPVYGDGGNGFVARNLAAVEVPAIPGREGWLVRNALTDRLGQRGASAPSRYRLDVSLDEQLEGLGLLTDETIGRERLTLRARYQLVDIASGRVVLDATAGSDAGIDVVDSEFATIAAEQTAVENLAQELADQITVRVARTLRDLR from the coding sequence ATGAAGCGCCTTGCCGCCCTCGCTCTGACCCTCGCCGTCCCATTCCTGACCCTCGCCGCCTGCGGTCTCGAACCAGTCTATGGCGACGGCGGAAACGGCTTCGTCGCGCGCAATCTGGCCGCGGTGGAGGTTCCGGCGATACCGGGCCGGGAGGGCTGGCTAGTCCGCAACGCGCTGACCGACCGGTTGGGCCAGCGCGGCGCATCGGCCCCCTCGCGCTACCGTCTCGACGTCTCCCTCGACGAACAGCTCGAGGGGCTGGGGCTGCTCACCGACGAGACTATCGGCCGAGAGCGCCTGACGCTGCGCGCGCGCTATCAGCTGGTCGATATTGCCAGCGGCAGGGTGGTGCTCGACGCCACTGCAGGTTCCGACGCGGGTATCGACGTGGTGGATTCCGAATTCGCCACAATCGCGGCAGAGCAGACGGCGGTGGAGAACCTGGCTCAGGAACTGGCCGACCAGATCACCGTTCGCGTGGCCCGCACGCTGCGCGATCTGCGATGA
- a CDS encoding HesB/IscA family protein, giving the protein MSDTETKTRAARKAAVVLTPAAEQRVADLMAKAPDDAIGVKLSTPRRGCSGLAYSVDYITAEEGFDEKIETPGGMFYIDGASVLYLVGSTMDWVEDDFTAGFVFDNPNAKGACGCGESFMV; this is encoded by the coding sequence ATGTCCGATACCGAGACGAAGACCCGCGCCGCGCGCAAGGCCGCCGTAGTCCTGACGCCCGCCGCCGAGCAGCGCGTTGCGGATCTGATGGCGAAGGCACCCGATGATGCGATCGGCGTCAAGCTGTCCACGCCGCGCCGTGGGTGTTCGGGGCTTGCCTATTCGGTCGATTACATCACCGCGGAGGAGGGTTTCGACGAAAAGATCGAGACGCCCGGCGGGATGTTTTACATCGACGGGGCCAGTGTCCTGTATCTGGTGGGCAGCACGATGGACTGGGTGGAGGACGACTTCACCGCCGGTTTCGTGTTCGACAATCCCAATGCCAAGGGCGCCTGCGGCTGCGGCGAAAGCTTCATGGTGTGA
- a CDS encoding SUF system Fe-S cluster assembly protein, which produces MDETHETEGDETDFVAAPAPNEQIVAPDKPPRARVSDAPLPEAESAGAKMERKRDYLEGFLQKKPEAVAPGEPGGAIHESVIDALKEIYDPEIPVNIYELGLIYNVEVADESDVTVTMTLTTPHCPVAETMPNEIEMRVASIPGVRDAEVVVTWDPPWDPSKMSDEARLELGML; this is translated from the coding sequence ATGGACGAAACGCACGAGACAGAAGGCGACGAAACCGATTTCGTCGCGGCGCCGGCTCCCAACGAACAGATCGTCGCGCCGGACAAGCCGCCTCGCGCTCGCGTATCTGATGCGCCGCTGCCGGAGGCGGAGAGCGCCGGGGCGAAGATGGAGCGCAAGCGCGATTACCTGGAAGGCTTCCTGCAGAAGAAGCCCGAAGCCGTCGCGCCCGGCGAACCGGGCGGTGCTATCCACGAATCGGTGATCGACGCGCTGAAGGAAATCTACGATCCGGAAATCCCGGTGAACATCTACGAACTCGGTCTGATCTACAATGTCGAGGTGGCCGACGAATCGGACGTGACGGTGACGATGACGCTCACCACCCCGCATTGCCCGGTCGCCGAAACCATGCCCAACGAGATCGAGATGCGCGTTGCCTCGATTCCGGGCGTGCGCGACGCAGAGGTCGTGGTGACATGGGATCCGCCGTGGGATCCCTCCAAGATGAGCGATGAGGCGCGGCTCGAACTGGGAATGCTGTGA
- the fcl gene encoding GDP-L-fucose synthase — translation MAYDLSQKRIYVAGHKGMVGSALVRRLERENCTILVADRTTDLREQAAVRAWFADNRPDAVIVAAAKVGGILANDSYPAQFLYDNLMIEANLIEAARQNAAEKLLFLGSSCIYPKHAAQPIEEDALLTGPLEPTNEWYAIAKIAGIKLCQAYRREYGCDFISAMPTNLYGPGDNFDLAGSHVLPALIRKAHEAKEAKAETVEIWGTGTPRREFLHVDDLADGCVFLLRNYSEEGHVNLGSGRDLPIIDLARIVCEVVGFEGEIVTDPTRPDGTPRKLMSGQLMAEMGWQPTIGLREGIADAYRAFLAGEGKR, via the coding sequence ATGGCTTACGACCTTTCGCAAAAGCGCATCTATGTCGCGGGCCACAAGGGAATGGTCGGCTCCGCATTGGTGCGCAGGCTCGAACGGGAAAACTGCACGATCCTCGTCGCGGACCGGACGACCGACCTGCGCGAACAGGCTGCCGTGCGTGCCTGGTTCGCGGACAACCGGCCCGACGCGGTGATCGTCGCTGCGGCCAAGGTGGGCGGAATCCTCGCCAATGACAGTTACCCGGCTCAGTTCCTTTACGACAACCTCATGATCGAGGCGAACCTGATCGAGGCGGCCCGGCAGAATGCGGCGGAAAAGCTGCTCTTCCTCGGATCTTCCTGCATCTATCCCAAGCACGCTGCGCAACCGATCGAGGAAGACGCCCTGTTGACCGGTCCGCTGGAGCCGACAAACGAATGGTACGCCATTGCGAAGATCGCCGGTATCAAGCTGTGCCAGGCTTACCGGCGCGAATATGGCTGCGACTTCATCAGCGCGATGCCGACCAATCTCTATGGTCCGGGAGACAATTTCGATCTGGCCGGCAGCCATGTCCTGCCCGCGCTCATTCGCAAGGCTCACGAAGCGAAGGAAGCGAAGGCCGAGACAGTCGAGATCTGGGGCACTGGCACCCCTCGACGCGAGTTCCTGCACGTCGACGACCTTGCCGATGGCTGCGTCTTCCTGCTTCGGAACTACTCGGAAGAAGGCCATGTCAACCTGGGTTCGGGCAGGGATCTGCCCATCATCGACCTGGCCCGTATCGTGTGCGAGGTGGTCGGCTTCGAAGGCGAGATCGTGACCGATCCGACCAGGCCAGACGGCACGCCGCGCAAACTGATGAGCGGGCAGCTTATGGCGGAGATGGGCTGGCAGCCGACGATCGGTCTGCGCGAAGGAATCGCGGATGCCTACCGCGCCTTCCTGGCCGGAGAAGGCAAGCGCTGA
- the holA gene encoding DNA polymerase III subunit delta — translation MKATRRDYAAVVGRAGAKCRLFFFCGPDEAGASAAAARTIAGFADPGERVDLSGQELKGDPARLLDEARSTSLFGDSRHVYVRVNGEEAHDAIRTYAEMADSGEAANAWPVVIVATSATDKSRSAKLLLKRDDALVAVFYPPEPGEVTAQVRSMADAAGLRLSGGLAERIARAASLDVRLARSEVEKLALYLDASPHSPRLADGEALDAIGAKTEEDGIMPLVDAALGGKTGQLTTQLARMREVSLNPVGVALALERRVAQLAGLAARFGPGDEMTAFLARERVFFRDRDEIGNQLHRWSGAKLERLVPRLTDLHRSLLTNSQSAELLLARELTLIARYAASRR, via the coding sequence ATGAAGGCGACGCGGCGCGACTATGCCGCGGTAGTAGGTCGTGCCGGGGCGAAGTGCCGCCTGTTCTTTTTCTGCGGTCCGGACGAAGCGGGCGCCTCCGCCGCGGCTGCCAGGACCATCGCCGGGTTCGCCGATCCGGGCGAACGGGTGGATCTGTCTGGTCAGGAGTTGAAGGGCGATCCCGCACGACTGCTGGACGAAGCGCGCTCGACCTCGCTGTTCGGCGACAGCCGGCACGTATATGTCCGGGTCAATGGCGAGGAAGCCCACGATGCCATCCGCACATATGCCGAAATGGCCGATAGCGGCGAAGCCGCGAACGCCTGGCCCGTCGTCATCGTCGCCACTTCGGCGACCGACAAGTCGCGCAGTGCGAAGCTGCTTCTGAAACGCGACGACGCACTGGTGGCCGTGTTTTATCCCCCCGAGCCAGGCGAAGTCACGGCGCAAGTGCGAAGCATGGCCGACGCAGCCGGTCTGCGACTGAGCGGCGGCCTGGCCGAACGTATCGCCCGCGCAGCAAGCCTCGACGTGCGACTGGCTCGTTCGGAGGTGGAGAAGCTTGCCCTCTACCTCGACGCCTCGCCTCATTCTCCAAGGCTGGCCGACGGCGAGGCGCTCGACGCAATCGGCGCGAAGACGGAAGAAGATGGTATCATGCCTCTCGTCGACGCGGCCCTCGGCGGAAAGACGGGGCAGCTGACGACGCAACTGGCGCGAATGCGCGAAGTTTCGCTCAATCCTGTCGGGGTCGCGCTCGCTCTGGAACGGCGGGTCGCGCAACTGGCGGGCCTGGCGGCGCGGTTTGGCCCGGGCGACGAGATGACAGCATTTCTTGCGCGCGAACGCGTGTTCTTTCGCGATCGCGACGAGATCGGAAATCAGTTGCATCGATGGAGCGGCGCGAAGCTGGAACGGCTCGTTCCGCGCCTGACCGATCTGCATCGCTCCCTGCTGACGAACAGCCAGTCGGCCGAACTGCTGCTGGCCCGGGAATTGACGCTGATTGCGCGGTATGCGGCATCACGCCGCTAG
- a CDS encoding sugar transferase, protein MDDLVQSRDGSPSEADNALIYPLARAGERPERRIPRAPEAGLARSLERRRLQAYIGMLIVDMLVLNASFAGCALIYLGGTGSAAAVQDGLLPGHLLLPIYLTIALFNGSYSRSCLVDWVCASKKAILALVVSGFVLNFLAFFAKMNEQFSRLIFLVAFVTTGVLFVVFRIALARFLISRWGPTAVNTLVIGAGGPPFRLYHAYHVDAHEHALRPDVGDPVALDRLAKYLRNMDRVIVSCPSETRHAWAEVLKGSGIQGEIVDRLTYEIGALGVEHHDGAGMSSLRVSIGHLGMRARGTKRLFDLGLTIPALIVLSPLLALCAVLIKLEDGGPILFRQRRMGRGNRFFDIYKFRSMREADEDGERSASRDDERITRIGRFMRRTSIDELPQLINVLLGDMSLVGPRPHALGSQAGSKLFWQVDRKYWQRHSLRPGITGLAQVRGLRGATDTERDLSERLGADLEYLRQWSIWQDILILFATVRVLVHDRAF, encoded by the coding sequence ATGGACGATCTGGTACAATCCAGAGACGGTTCTCCGAGCGAGGCCGACAACGCGCTGATCTATCCGCTTGCCCGGGCGGGGGAAAGACCGGAGCGGCGTATCCCCCGCGCCCCGGAAGCCGGCCTGGCCCGTTCGCTGGAGCGGCGCAGGTTGCAGGCATACATCGGTATGCTGATCGTGGACATGCTGGTTCTGAACGCGTCCTTCGCCGGCTGCGCCCTGATCTATCTCGGGGGGACCGGCAGCGCCGCCGCGGTGCAGGACGGTCTGCTTCCGGGCCACCTGCTGCTTCCGATCTACCTGACGATCGCCCTGTTCAACGGAAGCTATTCGCGCTCGTGTCTCGTCGACTGGGTCTGCGCTTCGAAAAAGGCGATCCTCGCCCTCGTCGTTTCCGGCTTCGTGCTGAACTTCCTCGCGTTCTTTGCCAAGATGAACGAGCAATTCTCACGCCTTATATTCCTGGTCGCGTTCGTCACCACGGGCGTGTTGTTCGTGGTCTTCCGCATCGCACTGGCCCGGTTCCTGATCTCGCGATGGGGGCCGACGGCGGTCAACACGCTGGTCATCGGCGCGGGCGGCCCCCCTTTCCGGCTTTACCATGCCTATCACGTGGACGCGCACGAGCATGCTCTCAGACCCGATGTCGGCGATCCCGTAGCGCTGGACAGGCTCGCCAAATACCTGCGCAACATGGATCGCGTTATCGTGAGCTGTCCGAGCGAAACGCGCCATGCCTGGGCGGAAGTGCTCAAGGGATCAGGCATACAGGGCGAGATCGTCGACCGCCTCACCTACGAAATCGGGGCGCTGGGGGTCGAACATCATGACGGCGCGGGAATGTCCTCCCTGCGTGTCTCGATCGGTCATCTGGGCATGCGCGCCCGGGGCACGAAACGGCTGTTCGACCTAGGGTTGACGATCCCCGCGCTCATAGTTCTGTCCCCTCTGCTGGCCTTGTGCGCCGTCCTTATCAAGCTGGAGGATGGCGGGCCCATCCTGTTTCGGCAGCGTCGGATGGGGCGGGGCAACCGCTTCTTCGACATCTACAAGTTTCGTTCCATGCGCGAAGCGGACGAGGATGGCGAACGCTCGGCATCCCGGGACGATGAACGGATTACCCGGATCGGGCGCTTCATGCGCCGCACCAGCATCGACGAACTCCCCCAGCTCATCAACGTCCTGCTGGGCGATATGAGCCTTGTCGGCCCCCGTCCGCACGCCTTGGGTTCACAGGCGGGATCGAAACTGTTCTGGCAGGTGGACCGCAAATACTGGCAACGCCACAGCCTGCGTCCGGGCATCACCGGCCTCGCCCAGGTTCGCGGCTTGAGGGGAGCCACGGACACGGAACGCGACCTGTCCGAGCGTCTGGGTGCCGATCTGGAATATCTGCGCCAGTGGAGCATATGGCAGGATATTCTCATCCTGTTCGCCACCGTACGCGTCCTTGTTCATGACCGGGCTTTCTGA